One Dethiosulfovibrio faecalis genomic window, ACACGTCTACTATGCTGTTTTTTGAGAAATCCCTAAGCTGTTCGGTCTCTTTGTCGTCTTCATAACGCATGTTGAATAACGCAAAATAATTTCTAGTCGCAGGGAGCCCCTCTACGAAAGCCCTATCGATGTCTATGGATACCCACCTAAAGACCAAGAGCAGACAGGCAACGACAAGGAGGGCTGAAAGCGATAGGTAAGTCGCTTTCAGCCTCTCATGAGACCGGTCCTCAGCTTTGGGCTGCTGTCGAACAGTTTCCTGTCTCTTGTTTTTCTCTTTGTCTTTCTTCATGTCTTTCATAGGCAGCCACAACCCTCTGAACGATCTCATGGCGTACGACGTCGACGTTTTCCAAGCGGATAAAATCGATTCCTTTAACACCTTCGAGTATGTCCTGAACGACGAAAAGCCCGGACCTCTTGCCTGAGGGGAGGTCAACCTGGGTCAAATCCCCCGTTACGACCGCCTTGGATCCGAAACCGAGTCTCGTCAGAAACATCTTCATCTGTTCCGGAGAGGTGTTTTGAGCCTCATCCAATATTATGAAACTGTCATTCAAGGTACGCCCTCTCATATAGGCTAAAGGGGCTACCTCTATGACGTTCTTGTCGACATATCTCATAAACCGTTCCGGACTCAGGAGGTCGAAAAAAGCGTCGTAAAGAGGTCTTAGATAGGGCTCCACTTTTTCCTTCAGGTCCCCTGGAAGAAAGCCAAGGCTCTCTCCTGCCTCTACCGCCGGACGGACCAGCACGATCCTGCTGATAGCGCCGGACTTCAACATATTGACGGCCTCGCAGACCGCCAGATACGTCTTTCCAGTACCGGCCGGACCTATTCCAAAGACG contains:
- a CDS encoding PhoH family protein gives rise to the protein MVSKITVEETPGGYSSVFESGTVGSGSKFSGKDDENIHLIEERYPVRIVLRGENITVQGPDRDAVEMVSDLIDQMLRIASKGHAIRAAEIRYGMDMIAKRGSVDLEALYDDLLCMTARGKPVRPKTLGQRAYIKAIRENDVVFGIGPAGTGKTYLAVCEAVNMLKSGAISRIVLVRPAVEAGESLGFLPGDLKEKVEPYLRPLYDAFFDLLSPERFMRYVDKNVIEVAPLAYMRGRTLNDSFIILDEAQNTSPEQMKMFLTRLGFGSKAVVTGDLTQVDLPSGKRSGLFVVQDILEGVKGIDFIRLENVDVVRHEIVQRVVAAYERHEERQREKQETGNCSTAAQS